A region from the Vicia villosa cultivar HV-30 ecotype Madison, WI linkage group LG3, Vvil1.0, whole genome shotgun sequence genome encodes:
- the LOC131661985 gene encoding uncharacterized protein LOC131661985, with protein sequence MGKSVESVFIKGLSRVVSSSKPYKHKTTQPVSPNRVPTPRTTKQDLTVKAESPKKMDAIERRTPLASVVADCTKRWFQDTLKEAKGGDSTMQVLVGQMYYSGYGVPRDPQKGYAWINRASKSKNSAWKVSEKQPGYRASDSDSCDLENKSSP encoded by the exons ATGGGAAAATCCGTTGAATCCGTTTTCATAAAGGGATTATCACGGGTCGTATCATCTTCAAAACCATACAAACACAAAACAACCCAACCCGTATCACCGAACCGGGTCCCCACTCCACGAACCACAAAACAAGACCTCACTGTTAAGGCAGAATCGCCCAAGAAGATGGACGCTATCGAACGTCGAACGCCTCTCGCCAGTGTTGTCGCTGATTGCACTAAGCGGTGGTTCCAAGACACTCTCAAGGAGGCCAAAGGTGGGGATAGCaccatgcaggttttggttgGTCAAATGTATTACTCTGGTTATGGTGTTCCCAGAGATCCTCAAAAg GGATATGCTTGGATTAATAGAGCATCAAAAAGTAAAAATTCAGCTTGGAAAGTAAGCGAAAAACAGCCAG GTTATAGAGCAAGTGATTCTGATTCATGTGATTTGGAGAACAAATCTTCTCCTTAG
- the LOC131656158 gene encoding zinc finger BED domain-containing protein RICESLEEPER 2-like — MESMDMSEYAQGQDETRKEALSTLWIIFTKIGKGKDGVERAACNFCSTDFAIGKNPKSGQSYGTSHLSRHVFICKSFQMSLLSLEESSSLTPINQNTHRELLGEAIIAHDLPFSFVEYEKIRVWVKYLNPCVEMVSRNTTVSDIEKIYDKERIKLKEIMGRIPNKICLTSDVWTASTSEGYICLTAHFVDENWKLVSCLLNFLRMKPPHTGIALEATLFDCLKQWGIDKKIFTITLDNASANDNMQDHLKTHLRVQGNLMCNGEFFHIRCSAHVLNLIVQEGLKIASEALHKIRESVKYIKGSDGRMLKFKDCVEDAGINVGGGLRYDVSTRWNSTYLMLESALQYRKAFEFYKVADRSYRYCPSEEEWERGERICEFLEPFYDITNLISGSSYPTANLYFMQVWKVQCILEKHQKSIDKVIKDMSDKMKVKFDKYWKNYSVVLAFGAILDPRLKEKFLKFCYSTLDASTSKEKLEKVMDKFKGLYEEYVSCSTNQSVSLSQSSCEFNSLAKLPREGNKAKKSKIISDFKSWNSIESRFVPEKSELDIYFDDELMELDEEHSENFDVLLYWKLNEKKFPILSIMARDVLSIPITTVASESSFSIGGRVLTKYRSSTLPEHIQMLICTRSWLYGFPENINDEEDINTMDECNTEMTMTQHTFGLQD, encoded by the exons ATGGAGTCAATGGATATGAGTGAGTATGCACAAGGTCAAGATGAAACTCGTAAGGAAGCATTGTCAACACTTTGGATTATTTTCACTAAAATCGGTAAAGGAAAAGATGGAGTTGAAAGAGCTGCATGCAATTTTTGTAGTACTGATTTTGCCATCGGGAAAAACCCCAAGTCCGGTCAAAGTTATGGAACTTCACATCTAAGTCGTCATGTGTTTATTTGTAAAAGTTTTCAGATGAGCCTTCTTAGTCTAGAGGAATCGTCAAGCCTAACCCCAATCAACCAAAACACACATCGTGAATTACTTGGAGAAGCCATTATTGCACATGATCTTCCTTTTAGCTTTGTCGAGTATGAAAAAATTCGAGTTTGGGTGAAATATTTGAATCCATGTGTTGAAATGGTCTCTAGGAATACCACGGTGTCTGATATTGAAAAGATATATGATAAAGAAAGGATCAAGCTTAAGGAAATCATGGGTAGGATTCCAAATAAAATTTGTCTTACATCGGATGTTTGGACAGCATCTACTAGCGAGGGCTATATTTGTTTGACTGCTCACTTTGTTGATGAAAATTGGAAGTTAGTTAGTTGTCTTCTTAACTTTCTTCGAATGAAGCCCCCACACACGGGTATTGCATTGGAAGCTACTTTATTTGATTGCTTAAAACAATGGGGAATAGATAAGAAAATATTTACTATTACATTGGATAACGCCTCTGCCAATGACAACATGCAAGACCATTTGAAAACTCATCTTCGAGTGCAGGGAAATTTGATGTGTAATGGTGAATTTTTTCATATCCGGTGTTCAGCCCATGTACTCAACTTAATTGTCCAAGAGGGTTTAAAAATTGCTAGTGAAGCCCTCCACAAAATTAGAGAGAGTGTCAAGTATATTAAAGGATCTGATGGAAGGATGCTTAAGTTTAAAGATTGTGTCGAGGATGCAGGGATAAATGTTGGCGGTGGTTTAAGATATGATGTATCTACTAGATGGAATAGCACTTATTTGATGCTCGAAAGTGCCTTACAATATAGAAAAGCTTTTGAGTTTTATAAGGTGGCAGATAGAAGCTATAGATACTGCCCATCTGAGGAGGAATGGGAAAGGGGAGAAAGAATTTGTGAGTTCTTAGAACCGTTTTACGATATCACAAATTTGATTTCTGGTTCATCTTATCCAACAGCAAACCTGTATTTCATGCAAGTGTGGAAAGTACAATGCATTTTAGAAAAACATCAAAAAAGTATTGATAAGGTGATAAAGGATATGTCTGATAAGATGAAAGTTAAATTTGACAAATATTGGAAAAATTATAGTGTCGTGCTCGCATTTGGAGCAATTCTTGATCCCCGCTTGAAGGAGAAGTTTTTGAAGTTTTGCTACAGTACACTTGATGCGTCAACATCTAAAGAGAAACTTGAGAAGGTGATGGATAAGTTCAAAGGGCTTTATGAAGAATATGTGAGTTGTTCAAccaatcaaagcgtttctctttcTCAATCATCTTGCGAGTTCAACTCGTTGGCTAAGTTACCTAGAGAGGGGAATAAAGCTAAAAAGTCAAAGATTATAAGT GATTTTAAATCATGGAACTCGATTGAGAGTAGGTTTGTTCCTGAAAAGAGTGAGTTAGATATATACTTTGACGATGAATTGATGGAGCTGGATGAAGAACACTCCGAAAATTTTGATGTACTTCTTTATTGGAAGTTAAATGAGAAAAAGTTTCCGATACTCTCTATAATGGCACGTGATGTGCTTAGCATTCCTATCACGACTGTAGCATCTGAGTCTTCTTTTAGTATTGGTGGACGTGTTCTTACCAAATACAGAAGTTCTACTCTTCCAGAACACATCCAAATGTTGATTTGTACTCGGAGCTGGTTGTATGGATTTCCTGAAAATATAAATG ATGAGGAAGATATCAACACTATGGATGAATGCAATACTGAGATGACAATGACTCAACATACATTTGGATTGCAAGATTGA